The following are encoded in a window of Rhodothermus bifroesti genomic DNA:
- a CDS encoding FKBP-type peptidyl-prolyl cis-trans isomerase: MAHAKAGDHVKVHYTGRLSDGTVFDSSRDREPLEFTLGIGEVIPGFEQAVLGMEPGETKTVTIPAEEAYGPRREDMIIEVSRDQVAPGLQLAIGQQLQLRLQDGRVIPVVVADLSEETVTIDANHPLAGEDLTFEIELVAIA; this comes from the coding sequence GTGGCACACGCAAAAGCAGGCGACCACGTCAAGGTCCACTACACCGGTCGTCTTAGCGACGGCACCGTTTTCGACTCTTCCCGCGATCGCGAACCGCTCGAGTTCACGCTAGGCATCGGCGAAGTGATTCCGGGATTTGAGCAAGCGGTTTTGGGCATGGAGCCCGGTGAAACCAAAACCGTCACCATTCCAGCTGAGGAAGCCTACGGCCCTCGCCGTGAAGATATGATCATCGAGGTTAGCCGCGACCAGGTGGCTCCTGGTCTGCAGCTTGCCATAGGCCAGCAGCTTCAACTGCGGCTGCAAGATGGCCGCGTGATTCCAGTGGTTGTGGCTGACCTAAGCGAGGAGACGGTAACGATCGACGCTAATCACCCACTGGCCGGTGAAGACCTGACCTTTGAAATCGAGCTGGTGGCCATAGCCTAA